The Paenibacillus swuensis genome contains the following window.
GCCAGCTTCGCTTGATCTTCGCGCTTCGTCTTCAGTTGCTCCGCTTGCAAATATTGCTGCCGTAACTGCCCCACATGCTGTGAAAGCTGACTGTATACTTTCTCTGACTCTATAATTTGATCACTCTGCGCCGTTAAGTATTGATCAATCAAGCGAACGGGATCTTCTGACTTCTCCAGCATGTCGTTGAAAGTCGCTAACGTGACATCCCGCATTCTCTTCATTACGCTCATTCTTTCTCCTCCTATTCACATCGTTACACACTTGAACTTCTCTTTAGCATAGATACGCCGTAAGCGATAAAGCCTGCCGCGAACAAGATCCAGATTAATCCGGACAACTTCCCCAGAAGGATGCATCCGCCGATAATCAGCAAGGTCCAGCCGATAAAACCTTTTCCGTTGCGAATGCCCATATATCCGAGGCCTGCCATGATAACCGGGATGATGAGACCAAACAATCCGCCAAGAATCCCTAACTTACCGAGTACGATCATTGCACCTAATGCGATCAACAGAAGCGCGAAACCATTCTTTCCATTCATTCTCATTTCTCTCACCGCCTTTCGTGTGTTGCTGTTTCTTATGTCTTTATTCTAGACGAATAACGAGGCTGCCAAAACGGACCCCCGACGGTATTTATACCTAGACTTAAGTCGGGTTGT
Protein-coding sequences here:
- a CDS encoding LiaF transmembrane domain-containing protein, coding for MRMNGKNGFALLLIALGAMIVLGKLGILGGLFGLIIPVIMAGLGYMGIRNGKGFIGWTLLIIGGCILLGKLSGLIWILFAAGFIAYGVSMLKRSSSV